One genomic segment of Scophthalmus maximus strain ysfricsl-2021 chromosome 3, ASM2237912v1, whole genome shotgun sequence includes these proteins:
- the LOC118317028 gene encoding SAM pointed domain-containing Ets transcription factor-like: MGSPGCEHTGCTACSPLYTSQPHTNPRVAWPDEAEDVKPPRSLLGLPELSWPGVHLPCYDRLVIEENPWVLEVTEAPAPAATPPYRTAEPGPPAPGQEAPDSSPGAAGQVEERCLEQVQTMVVGEVLKDVDTACKLLNISPDPSDWSCVHVQKWLLWTEHLYRLPQVSAVFQELSGSDLCSMTEADFRQRSLQFGDMVFAHLDIWRSAAAMKERCPPEESKSAADDDSWSEVMCNYPSQPIHLWQFLQELLLKPHNYSRCISWLNKEKGIFKIEDSAQVAKLWGIRKNRPAMNYDKLSRSIRQYYKKGIIRKPDVSRRLVYQFVKPV, translated from the exons ATGGGGAGTCCAGGGTGTGAACACACGGGCTGCACCGCGTGCTCGCCTCTCTACACCAGCCAACCCCACACTAACCCCCGCGTGGCCTGGCCGGACGAGGCGGAGGACGTCAAGCCGCCCCGCAGTCTGCTGGGGCTCCCCGAGCTCAGCTGGCCGGGGGTCCACCTCCCCTGCTACGACCGGTTGGTCATAGAGGAGAACCCCTGGGTGCTGGAGGTGACGGAGGCGCCCGCTCCCGCTGCCACTCCTCCCTACAGGACCGCGGAGCCGGGCCCACCCGCCCCCGGGCAGGAAGCCCCGGATTCCTCCCCCGGAGCGGCGGGGCAGGTGGAGGAGCGCTGTCTGGAGCAGGTCCAGACCATGGTGGTGGGAGAGGTGCTGAAGGACGTGGACACGGCCTGCAAGCTGCTCAACATCTCACCAG ACCCGTCGGACTGGAGCTGCGTGCACGTTCAGAAGTGGCTGCTGTGGACCGAGCACCTGTACCGGCTGCCACAGGTGAGCGCCGTGTTCCAGGAGCTGAGCGGCAGCGACCTGTGCTCCATGACGGAGGCCGACTTCAGGCAACGCTCGCTGCAGTTTGGAGACATGGTGTTCGCTCACCTGGACATCTGGAGATCTG cTGCAGCGATGAAGGAGCGCTGTCCGCCAGAGGAGAGCAAATCTG CGGCGGACGATGACTCCTGGTCGGAGGTGATGTGTAACTACCCCAGTCAGCCCATCCACCTGTGGCAGTTCCTTCAGGAGCTGCTCCTCAAACCGCACAACTACAGTCGCTGCATCAGCTGGCTCAACAAAGAGAAAG GGATTTTCAAAATCGAGGACTCGGCTCAGGTGGCCAAGCTGTGGGGCATCAGGAAGAACCGGCCGGCGATGAACTATGACAAGCTGAGCCGCTCCATACGCCAGTACTACAAGAAGGGGATCATCCGAAAGCCCGACGTGTCGCGCCGACTCGTCTACCAGTTCGTCAAACCCGTATGA